The nucleotide window ACAAGGTTCCAAGCGCTTCATAGTAGATGGCAAAGCCGTTGACATTTTCTGGGACCTTAAAGCTGCAAAATTTAACGGCGAGACAGAACCAACCTCGGAGTATTATGTGGCAGTGGTTTGTGATGAAGAGGTTGTGCTGCTTCTCGGTGATCTAAAGAAAGAGGCATACAGAAGGACGGGGTGCAGACCAGCACTCATTGACCCCATTTTGGTTTCAAAGAAAGAACACATTTTTGGGAAGAAGAAGTTCTCCACTAGAGCCAAGTTTCACGAGAAGGGTAGGTGGCATGAGATTTCAATTGAGTGCAAGAACAAGGGGAATTATAATGTGGATTCTCTAGGTGGGGTTCATCCAGAGATGGAGATAAGGATTGATGGGCACTTGGTGATTCATGTGAAGCACTTGCAATGGAAGTTTAGAGGCAACGAGTCAATTCATCTCAGCAAAATGAGAGTAGAGGTATATTGGGATGTTCATGATTGGCTTTTTAGTCCTGGTTTAAAGCATGCtttgttcatttttaagccAATTTTGTCATCTAGTACTACTACTACCACCACTACTTCTATGTCATATTCGTCACCTTCATTATCATCCTCATCACCTCCACTATCTAATGATCAGACAAGGAATTCTGGATCAGTGGAGGGATTTAGTGTTAGTGGGTCATCAGAGTTTTGCTTGTTTCTCTATGCTTGGAAAGTTGAATGAAGGGACCATGTAATGTAACCTTAATGgtat belongs to Glycine soja cultivar W05 chromosome 5, ASM419377v2, whole genome shotgun sequence and includes:
- the LOC114412003 gene encoding uncharacterized protein LOC114412003, which gives rise to MQDSIGIPACFSSSAEKQHSHDDHGAVTRSGQSVYMSVYRTKVADHCRLITITWCKNLLLHGLSVSVEGPEGEEQYTCKVELKPWYFWRKQGSKRFIVDGKAVDIFWDLKAAKFNGETEPTSEYYVAVVCDEEVVLLLGDLKKEAYRRTGCRPALIDPILVSKKEHIFGKKKFSTRAKFHEKGRWHEISIECKNKGNYNVDSLGGVHPEMEIRIDGHLVIHVKHLQWKFRGNESIHLSKMRVEVYWDVHDWLFSPGLKHALFIFKPILSSSTTTTTTTSMSYSSPSLSSSSPPLSNDQTRNSGSVEGFSVSGSSEFCLFLYAWKVE